One Denticeps clupeoides chromosome 3, fDenClu1.1, whole genome shotgun sequence DNA window includes the following coding sequences:
- the LOC114786782 gene encoding somatostatin receptor type 5 isoform X2, with the protein MDHMDRPGWVSLLGDVNSSAMGPGGAQALPPLAEGNYSANISDQSIPFQGSSSLVTAVISLTVFLVGLVGNTLAIYVVLRYAKMKTVTNIYILNLAVADELYILGLPFLTTQNVLSYWPFGTFLCRVVMTTDALNQFTSIFCLTVMSIDRYLAVVHPIRSTHWRRPRVARVVSVAVWAVSFVVVLPVVIFSDVQDTFNSCNMNWPEPHNVWSTAFILYMALLGFFGPLLVICLCYLLIVVKVKSSGARAGFTKRRRSERKVTRMVVVIVVVFVLCWLPFYIINIVNLVVILPENNAVAGIYFFAVILLYVNSCANPLLYGFLSDNFKQSFRKVLCVRKTNGVEDGDPSLPRTEKTTTHDSFLTPRNNDFNGNMQSSQDMQLQPCGGSTLEPQPARPKVIGQSTL; encoded by the exons ATGGACCACATGGACAGACCTGGCTGGGTGTCCCTGCTGGGGGATGTCAACTCCTCGGCCATGGGTCCGGGAGGTGCTCAAGCTCTGCCACCGCTAGCTGAGGGTAACTACTCAGCCAACATCTCGGACCAGAGCATTCCTTTCCAGGGCAGCAGCTCGTTGGTCACAGCAGTCATCTCCCTCACTGTCTTCCTGGTGGGTTTGGTGGGCAACACTCTGGCCATTTATGTGGTGCTGCGCTACGCAAAGATGAAGACGGTGACCAACATCTACATTCTCAATCTGGCAGTGGCTGACGAGCTCTACATCCTGGGCCTGCCCTTTCTGACAACGCAGAATGTGCTGTCCTACTGGCCTTTTGGAACGTTTCTGTGTCGTGTAGTAATGACCACTGATGCGCTGAATCAGTTCACCAGCATCTTCTGTCTGACCGTGATGAGCATCGACCGCTACCTGGCCGTAGTCCATCCCATCCGCTCAACCCACTGGAGGAGGCCTAGGGTGGCGCGGGTGGTGAGTGTTGCAGTGTGGGCCGTGTCCTTCGTGGTCGTGTTGCCGGTGGTGATATTCTCTGACGTCCAGGACACCTTTAACTCCTGTAACATGAACTGGCCAGAGCCTCACAATGTCTGGTCTACAGCCTTCATCCTCTACATGGCCTTGTTGGGCTTCTTCGGGCCCCTGCTGGTCATCTGTCTCTGCTACCTGCTGATAGTGGTGAAGGTCAAGTCCTCAGGGGCTCGGGCCGGTTTCACGAAGCGGAGGCGCTCAGAGCGGAAGGTGACAAGGATGGTGGTGGTCATCGTGGTGGTGTTTGTTCTGTGCTGGCTGCCCTTCTACATCATCAACATCGTCAACCTGGTGGTCATCCTGCCGGAGAACAACGCAGTGGCGGGCATCTACTTCTTTGCTGTCATCCTCTTGTATGTCAACAGTTGTGCCAACCCATTGCTCTATGGCTTCCTCTCCGACAACTTTAAGCAGAGCTTTCGGAAAGTTCTGTGCGTCCGCAAGACCAATGGTGTGGAGGACGGAGATCCCAGTCTGCCTCGCACTGAGAAGACCACCACCCATGACTCCTTTCTCACGCCCCGGAACAATGACTTTAACGGAAACATGCAGAGCAGCCAG GACATGCAGTTGCAGCCTTGTGGTGGCTCAACCCTGGAGCCACAGCCAGCAAGGCCCAAAGTCATTGGCCAGTCCACGCTTTAA
- the LOC114786782 gene encoding somatostatin receptor type 5 isoform X1, with protein MDHMDRPGWVSLLGDVNSSAMGPGGAQALPPLAEGNYSANISDQSIPFQGSSSLVTAVISLTVFLVGLVGNTLAIYVVLRYAKMKTVTNIYILNLAVADELYILGLPFLTTQNVLSYWPFGTFLCRVVMTTDALNQFTSIFCLTVMSIDRYLAVVHPIRSTHWRRPRVARVVSVAVWAVSFVVVLPVVIFSDVQDTFNSCNMNWPEPHNVWSTAFILYMALLGFFGPLLVICLCYLLIVVKVKSSGARAGFTKRRRSERKVTRMVVVIVVVFVLCWLPFYIINIVNLVVILPENNAVAGIYFFAVILLYVNSCANPLLYGFLSDNFKQSFRKVLCVRKTNGVEDGDPSLPRTEKTTTHDSFLTPRNNDFNGNMQSSQVSPHTLNPATPPCLTTAAGDPSLHTVTTPISSHNV; from the exons ATGGACCACATGGACAGACCTGGCTGGGTGTCCCTGCTGGGGGATGTCAACTCCTCGGCCATGGGTCCGGGAGGTGCTCAAGCTCTGCCACCGCTAGCTGAGGGTAACTACTCAGCCAACATCTCGGACCAGAGCATTCCTTTCCAGGGCAGCAGCTCGTTGGTCACAGCAGTCATCTCCCTCACTGTCTTCCTGGTGGGTTTGGTGGGCAACACTCTGGCCATTTATGTGGTGCTGCGCTACGCAAAGATGAAGACGGTGACCAACATCTACATTCTCAATCTGGCAGTGGCTGACGAGCTCTACATCCTGGGCCTGCCCTTTCTGACAACGCAGAATGTGCTGTCCTACTGGCCTTTTGGAACGTTTCTGTGTCGTGTAGTAATGACCACTGATGCGCTGAATCAGTTCACCAGCATCTTCTGTCTGACCGTGATGAGCATCGACCGCTACCTGGCCGTAGTCCATCCCATCCGCTCAACCCACTGGAGGAGGCCTAGGGTGGCGCGGGTGGTGAGTGTTGCAGTGTGGGCCGTGTCCTTCGTGGTCGTGTTGCCGGTGGTGATATTCTCTGACGTCCAGGACACCTTTAACTCCTGTAACATGAACTGGCCAGAGCCTCACAATGTCTGGTCTACAGCCTTCATCCTCTACATGGCCTTGTTGGGCTTCTTCGGGCCCCTGCTGGTCATCTGTCTCTGCTACCTGCTGATAGTGGTGAAGGTCAAGTCCTCAGGGGCTCGGGCCGGTTTCACGAAGCGGAGGCGCTCAGAGCGGAAGGTGACAAGGATGGTGGTGGTCATCGTGGTGGTGTTTGTTCTGTGCTGGCTGCCCTTCTACATCATCAACATCGTCAACCTGGTGGTCATCCTGCCGGAGAACAACGCAGTGGCGGGCATCTACTTCTTTGCTGTCATCCTCTTGTATGTCAACAGTTGTGCCAACCCATTGCTCTATGGCTTCCTCTCCGACAACTTTAAGCAGAGCTTTCGGAAAGTTCTGTGCGTCCGCAAGACCAATGGTGTGGAGGACGGAGATCCCAGTCTGCCTCGCACTGAGAAGACCACCACCCATGACTCCTTTCTCACGCCCCGGAACAATGACTTTAACGGAAACATGCAGAGCAGCCAG GTGTCTccacacacacttaaccctgcaaCTCCGCCTTGTCTCACCACTGCCGCTGGTGACCCTAGCCTGCACACCGTTACCACGCCAATCTCCAGCCACAACGTCTGA